In Bradyrhizobium sp. CCBAU 051011, the following are encoded in one genomic region:
- a CDS encoding NAD(P)/FAD-dependent oxidoreductase, producing the protein MSATPSVTAKSSESYDVVVVGAGFAGMYMLHRLRGQGMTARVYEQGSGVGGTWYWNRYPGARCDVESMQYSYSFSEELQQEWDWSERYAPQPEILKYANHVADRFDLRRDIQFNTRVERAAFDEATNLWSVSTSDGRRVTAKFVVLATGCLSNARMPDIKGLDRFKGRVYHTGHWPHEEVDFTGQRVGVIGTGSSGIQSVPVIAEQASQLTVFQRTANFSVPARNAPLTQEERQKFRDNYPEIRRFAREVAKNGIYTEMPDRGALDDGGNERRAKYEARWNRGGLTFMSVYNNLALDKAANDTAADFVREKIAEIVKDPETATLLQPNNHPIGSKRICIDTDYFATFNRPNVTLVDIKSNPIEEITESAVRVAGRDYEVDALVLATGFDAMTGSVAKIDITGRGGQTLNRKWAAGPRTYLGLMSAGFPNLFVVTGPGSPSVLSNMIVSIEQHVDWITDCMAYMRDRGLDTMEATVDAEDKWVAHVNEVAATTLYPQANSWYMGANVPGKPRIFMPYIGGVGPYRQICNDVAAKGYEGFVMERAEAPREMAAS; encoded by the coding sequence ATGTCCGCCACGCCTTCCGTTACCGCCAAATCGTCCGAGAGCTACGACGTCGTCGTGGTCGGTGCGGGCTTTGCCGGCATGTACATGCTGCACCGGTTGCGCGGGCAGGGAATGACGGCGCGGGTCTACGAGCAGGGCTCGGGCGTCGGCGGCACCTGGTACTGGAACCGCTATCCCGGTGCGCGCTGCGACGTCGAGAGCATGCAGTACTCCTATTCGTTTTCGGAAGAGCTGCAACAGGAATGGGACTGGAGCGAGCGTTACGCGCCGCAGCCCGAGATTTTGAAATACGCCAATCACGTCGCCGATCGCTTCGATTTGCGAAGGGACATCCAGTTCAATACCCGCGTCGAGCGCGCCGCGTTCGACGAGGCAACCAATCTCTGGTCGGTCTCGACCTCCGACGGCAGGCGAGTGACGGCGAAATTCGTCGTACTCGCCACCGGCTGCCTGTCGAACGCTCGGATGCCTGACATCAAGGGCCTCGATCGCTTCAAGGGCCGGGTCTATCACACCGGCCACTGGCCGCATGAGGAAGTCGATTTCACGGGCCAGCGCGTCGGCGTGATCGGCACGGGATCATCGGGCATCCAGTCGGTGCCCGTCATCGCCGAGCAGGCGAGCCAGCTCACGGTATTCCAGCGCACGGCGAACTTTTCCGTTCCCGCCCGCAATGCGCCGCTGACGCAGGAAGAGCGGCAGAAGTTTCGCGACAACTATCCCGAGATCAGGCGCTTTGCGCGCGAAGTCGCGAAGAACGGCATCTATACCGAGATGCCGGACCGCGGCGCGCTCGATGACGGCGGCAACGAGCGCCGCGCGAAATACGAGGCGCGCTGGAATCGTGGCGGGCTCACCTTTATGTCGGTCTACAACAACCTCGCGCTCGACAAGGCCGCCAACGACACCGCCGCCGATTTTGTCCGCGAAAAAATCGCCGAGATCGTCAAAGACCCGGAAACGGCGACGCTGTTGCAGCCGAACAACCATCCGATCGGCTCCAAACGCATCTGCATCGACACGGATTATTTCGCGACCTTCAACCGCCCGAACGTGACGCTGGTCGACATCAAATCGAATCCGATCGAAGAGATCACGGAAAGCGCCGTGCGCGTGGCGGGCAGGGATTACGAAGTCGATGCACTCGTGCTCGCGACCGGCTTTGACGCGATGACGGGCTCGGTGGCGAAGATCGACATCACGGGCCGCGGCGGGCAGACGCTCAACCGAAAATGGGCCGCGGGCCCGCGCACCTATCTCGGCCTGATGAGCGCCGGCTTTCCCAACCTCTTCGTTGTCACCGGCCCCGGCAGCCCATCGGTGCTGTCGAACATGATCGTCTCGATCGAGCAGCATGTCGACTGGATCACCGACTGCATGGCCTATATGCGCGACCGCGGCCTCGACACGATGGAGGCGACGGTCGACGCGGAGGATAAGTGGGTTGCCCACGTCAACGAGGTCGCCGCCACCACGCTCTATCCTCAGGCCAATTCCTGGTACATGGGCGCCAACGTCCCCGGCAAGCCGCGCATCTTCATGCCCTATATCGGCGGCGTCGGGCCCTACCGGCAGATCTGCAACGATGTGGCGGCAAAGGGCTATGAGGGCTTTGTGATGGAGCGGGCGGAAGCGCCGCGAGAGATGGCGGCGTCATAA